The sequence below is a genomic window from Dyadobacter chenwenxiniae.
CAGAAATTTCTGATAATAAGGCGTTCCCTGGGCGACCCTGGTTTGTTGTAAAATGATTTCAGACAACCATATTTTATAGGGGTCTGTCGTTTGTCTCCAAAGTAAAGGGCGGTGGTTATTGAGATACCAGGATTTTAGTTTTTTGTTAAAATCAATTGCCTGTAAATGATCCGATATCATAATGTTTGCACTTATGTACGCTGTTATTTAACCAATTAGAAAAAAAATGAAAACGCCTTCCTTTTAAATCTTGGTAAAATTAGCGTACCTTTGTGTTCCCAAAATTTAGAGGAGTAAGTAAATAAATGAAATAATATCCACTTAAAGTAAACAATCAAAGTGACTAAGGCAGACGTAATCGCACAGATTTCTGAGAAAACAGGTGTAGACAAGGGCGATGTTCAGCAAACGCTCGAATCGTTCTTCACCGTGGTAAAGGACTCACTTTCTGAGGGAGAGAACCTTTATGTAAGAGGTTTTGGTAGTTTCATCAATAAAAAACGTGCGCGTAAAGTTGCCCGTAATATTTCGAAGGGAACTTCAATGATCATTGACGAGCACTTTGTACCAAGCTTCAAGCCTGCAAAAGTTTTTGTTGAGCAGGTAAAGGAAAGTGACAAATTGAAAGCTGTCGCTGAAAAGTAATTTACCTGAAAAGGTTTGAGGTTATAAACGTATGAAAAAGTCCATTCTTCTTTCTTGTGTGCTTGCAGTTGCTCTTGTAGGAACGCTTTTCAGCCTTCCCAAGGTCGTTGTAAATACAAAGGGAAAAGAAGTGGGCAAAGAGAGAAGCCAGTCCCAGGCAGCTGCAACAGTAGCTGCCCCGGACTCTTCCGTTCAATCGCATGACAAGGCCACCATTTCGCCTGATCAGCAAAAAATTGTAGATCAGCTGAGAAGTGGCTTCGAGCAGGCGGGCGATAAAGACAAAGCGGCTGCGGGCTTGAAGTTATCAGATAAGTTCGCACAGTTGCAAAAGTTTGATAGCGCAGCATTTTATGCTGAAAAAGCAGCTCTTTTGTCTCCAAGCATTGAAAATCTTGTCAGGACCGGCGATCGTTATTACGAAGCTTACGGTTTTGCCATTGATGATCAGAAAGCCAAAAACCTTGGAGCAAAAACCCGCGAATACTACCAGAAAGCACTTGATCAGAATCCTGGCCTGTTAGCTGCCAAAGCCAACATGGCAATGACTTACGTGAACACAGAAAACCCAATGCAGGGAATTTTAATGTTGCGCGAAGTGATTGACACCGATCCTACCAACGAATTGGCATTGTTCAATTTAGGGATCTTGTCCATGAGATCTAACCAATATTCAAAAGCTGCCGACAGGTTCAGACAGATTTTGACCAATAATCCGGCCAATACAAAAGCGAAATTCTATTTAGGACTGACGCTCGTGGAACTGGGAAACAAGGAAGAGGCCCGCAAAGTCCTTTCCGAAGTTAAAAAGGAAGAGAAAGATCCTGTAATCCAGCAAGCGATTGGCGAATTGGAAGGTCGTCTGAACAATTGATAAGCAGAAAAGAAAATCAATTTTTATTTTAAACGACATAAAACATGCCTTGCGGAAAAAAAAGAAAGAGACATAAGATTTCCACTCACAAGAGAAAGAAAAGACTTAGAAAAAACAGACATAAGAAGAAATAATATATCATGACCGGATTTTAATAAAAGTCCGGTCATGCCTTCTTCCCCTCGTATGTATTGCCCCTTTCAATCTGAAAGCGGAGGTTAAGTATCAACATTATATAGCCATTTAGTTGGTTGAACATTGAGTAACGAATTACTAATCAATTCTACTCAAAAGGGAGAACGTATAGCCCTTTTGCAGGATAAACGTCTTTTAGAATATCACGTCGAAACACCGGATCAAAGCTTTACTGTGGGGGATATCTATCTCGGGACAGTCAGGAAGCTTGTAGCGGGGCTTAATGCCGCGTTTGTTGATGTCGGTTTTGAAAAAGATGCGTTTCTGCATTATCTCGATCTTGGGCCTAATATTAACTCTCTCAACAAATTAACGAAGGACGTAATATCCAAGCGTCAGACTTCCGGGAAGTTGAATAACTTCAAAATGGAGCCCGAAATTGAAAAGCTGGGTAAGATTGACAAAGTCCTTTCAAAAAACCAACCTATTCTTGTTCAGATCGTTAAGGAGCCTATTTCTACAAAAGGCCCGAGACTTTCCTGCGATATTTCGATTGCCGGCCGTTACATTGTACTGGTCCCTTTTTCAAATTCTGTAAACCTTTCCAAAAAGATTACTGACAAGCAGGAGCGAAATCGTCTGCAGCGTCTGATGTCTTCTATCAAGCCTGCCAACTTCGGTGTCATTATCCGGACTGTTGCAACAGGGAAAGATGTGGATGAGCTGAACAAGGATTTGCAAGATTGCCTGGACAAATGGGAAAACGGGATCAAAACATTGCGCGATGCCAAACCGCGTGATCGTGTCATAGGTGAAATGAACCGTGCTTCTTCCATCATTCGCGATATGCTGAATGAATCATTCGACAGCATTACGGTTGATTCCAAAGAGGTTTACGACGACATTAAGGCTTACATTCACAACATTGCGCCGGATAGGGAGAACATCCTGAAACTGCACAATGGCAAGAATAAGCTCTTTGAACAATTCGGTCTTGAAAAACAGATTAAATCGTTATTCGGACGTTCTGTTAGCTTGCCGAATGGTGGTTATCTGATCATTGAACATACTGAGGCATTGCACGTTATCGACGTAAACAGCGGTAATAAGTCCAACTCAGAAGAAGATCAGGAAGCGACTGCATTGAGCGTCAACCTCGAAGCAGCCAAAGAAATTGCCCGTCAATTGCGGCTTCGCGATATGGGGGGAATTATCGTTGTCGATTTTATCGATATGAAGAAAGCGGAAAACAAACGCGTTCTTTTTGATACGATGCGCGACGAAATGAAAGGTGACCGCTCCAAGTACACTATTCTGCCGCTTTCGAAATTTGGTCTGCTGCAAATTACACGTCAGCGCGTAAGACCTGAAATGAACATTGTAACCCGCGAAACATGCCCGACTTGTGGCGGAACGGGCACGATTCAAGCGAGCATCCTGGTTTCTGATGTGATCGCGAATAATCTGGATTACATTCTTACCAAGCAAAATGAACGTGGAATTACCATTTCTCTTCATCCATTCCTGCATTCTTATTTTACAAAGGGATTAATTTCCGAGCAAGTAAAATGGCTTTTCCACTATAAAACGTGGGTGAAGCTGATCAAAGACACTTCTTTGGGCGTGGTCGATTTTAAATTCCACAACCGATACGGAGAGGAAATTGAAATTGTTCCGGGTAATTAAAAAGCTGATTCCTAGATAGCAGCATTAATTATCATCTCCCTTTCCAGTTCGGGCTTCTTTTCTCTTTAAAAGCCTGTACTCCCTCTTTTGCATCTTCGGAAGCGAGAATTTGATCCAATTCCGCTTTTAAAAAGCTGTGCTTTTCACTCTCCGGGATCTGCTTCAATTTTTGAAATGCCTTCATGCCTTGCTGGATCGCGTAAGGAGCATTTTGAGCGATTTGCGCAGCCATTGTCTGAACTTCATTTTTAATGCTTTCTGTTTCTGTAATGTGGGTTAACAAGCCCAATTCAAGCGCTTCCTCAGCGTTATAGCTTTTGCCTGTAATGCACATTTCCAAAATCTTCCTCGCGGAAATAACCCGACTGAGTGAAGCCATAACTTGCATTGGCCAGATTCCGCGTTTGACTTCCGGCAAGCTGAAAACTGCATCATTTACACTAAAAACGAATGTACAGCCGCAAATTATTAGAAATCCGCCTGCTAAAACAGGCCCTTCAACCTGCGCAATGGTTGGTTTGTAAACTTCATTAAAAGCGTCGCCTAACTTCGCTTCTTCTCTGATCGCCGGCAATGTTGAATTTTTAGTATTTGCAGAAGTGTCATGAAAAGCATTCAGATCAGCTCCTGCGCAGAAGACAGACCCTTCGGCATTGATGATCAGGCAGCGTACTTTGTTATTATAATTTGCGTAGGCCAATGCGAAAATGATTTCCTCCGCCATAGTCGGCGTGAAAGCATTGCGTTTTTCGGGACGGCTGAGCGTGATGGTGAAGATGTGATTGGATAAGGAGGTTTTGATATACAAAAACTTCACTGACCCGAAATCTTGCACGTCCTCTTCTGTATAAAATCGCATATGATCGCTTATTAGCGTTTGGAAATGCGGAATTTTTAAGGTTTCAAAACACCTTCGAGCATGGTTATATACTGCTTGATTCCCGCCTCGATTTCATGAAGATAGATAAATTCATCCGCACTATGAGAACGTCTGGAATGTCCGGGGCCCATTTTTAGCGAGGGGCAATCGAGCAATGCCTGGTCAGAAGTGGTGGGCGAGCCATATGCTTCTCTTCCCAATTTCAATCCTTCCAAAACTATCGGATGATCCATAGGAATGCTCGACGGGCGCAGCCGAATTGATCTCGCAGCAACCTCGGACTCTATATTGGCTTGAATCACCTCAATTACCTCTTCCAAAGTATATTGATCGGTTACCCGGACGTCAATGGTAAAATTACAAGCATCGGGAACAACATTGTGCTGCGTCCCTGCATTAATGATCGTCACGGACATTTTTATCGGTCCTAATGTGGGCGAAACCTTCGGAAACTTGTATTCCTGAATCCGATTAATGTCTTTTAGTGCTTTGTAAATGGCATTTTCACCTTCCTCGCGCGCAGCATGTCCGGATTTCCCTTTTGCCGTGCAGTCTAAAACCAGCAGACCTTTTTCTGCGACAGCTAACTGCATTTCGGTAGGTTCACCGACAATGGCAAATGCGATATCAGGCAATTCCGGAACAACGATTTCTAATCCTTCTTTTCCTGAAATTTCCTCTTCCGCAGTCGTGGCGATGGCAATGTTATAGGCAAGGTCGGCCTTGTCGTAGAAATAGCAGAATGTAGCAATCAGCGAAACCAGGCATCCGCCCGCATCATTGCTGCCCAAACCAAACAGCTTATCCCCCTCCAAAATGGCCTTGAACGGATCCAGCGTCCAGGATTTGTTTGGCTTAACCGTGTCGTGATGAGAATTTAAAAGTAATGTCGGTTTCCTTTTATCGAAATGGCGATTATAAGCCCACAGATTGTTCTTTTTTTGCTGAAAAGGAATGTTTTTCTCTTCAAAATAATTGGCAATCAGCTGCGCAGTATTTTCCTCCTCCCTGCTAAACGATGGCGTCTCGATCAGGCTTTTCAGCAGCGCAATCGCCTCATTTGTTAATGTTTGTATATTTTCCAATGCACTTACCATCTTACCTGTCCGTCACCTTTAACAATCCATTTTTCAGTTACGAGCTTTTCGAGTGCGAACGGTCCGCGCGCGTGCAGTTTTTGTGTGGATATGCCAATTTCCGCTCCTAATGCGAAAACAGCGCCGTCTGTGAAACGTGTTGACGCATTGGCATAAACCGCCGCAGCATCCACTTCTCTCAAAAACCGCTCGATTTTACCTTCGTCCTTTGAAATAATCGCCTCGGAATGTCTGGAAGAATGTGCCCGTATATGATCCAACGCTTCATCCAGTCCGTCAACGACTTTTACAGAGCATTTATAGTCTAAAAATTCTCTTCCGAAATCCTTCTCCTCCGCATGTTGCAGCATGGGGTAACCGTCTTTTTCCAAAATAGCATAAGACGTTTCATCAGCAAAAACCTCGACATTCCATTTAATGAAATCCGCCTTCAGTTTTGGCAAGAGCTCCGAAGCAATTTCCTTATCCAGCAATATCGTATCCAGCGAATTGCAGACAGATGGCCGCGAAACCTTGGCATTCACCACGATTGCGGCTGCTTTTTCCAGATCGCCTGTTTTTTCAACATATGTATGACAAACCCCCGCTCCTGTTTCAATCGTAGGAACGAGCGAATTTTCACGTACAAATTTGATAAGGCTTTCAGATCCCCTTGGAATGATAATGTCAACAAATTTGGTTGCAGTGAGCAATTCTGTGACAAACTTCCTGTCAGTAGGCAGCAACATGACTGCCTCGGAATTAATGTCAAATTCAGCCAATGTTTTGTGGATCAGTCCAACCAAGAATAAATTGGAAAAATGCGCCTCCTTACCTCCTTTTAGGACACAGGCATTGCCGGAACGCAGGCAGAGCGATGCAACATCCAATGTGACATTTGGCCTGGATTCATAAATCACACCAACGACACCCAGCGGAACCGCTATTTTACGCAAAGACAAACCTTGCTCAATGGTACGCTCCAAAATTACCTGACCACTCGGATCGGGCAGTGCGGCGACATCGCGGAGACTTTGTGCCAGGCCCTGAATTCTTTGTTCATTCAGCAACAACCGGTCTTTTTTCGGATCGGCGTCGTCCATCACATCAAGGTCTTTCTTATTCTCGGCGATAATGTTGGCAACATTGGCCAAAACCTTATCCGCAAGACTCAGCAAAAGGTCTGACCGCTGCTGACCCGACAAATTCCGGACAGCGGCTGATGCCTTTTGAGTTTGTTCTAATAGAGGTAAAATGGATTCCATTATAATAGTACGATATCGTTGGCATGCGCCACTTCAAAATTCACTGTTTTCATATTTGCGCGGATGGCAGCCGAAGTTTCTCTGGCGCGGGCCACTGCGATCATTTCCTCCAACGGAGAATAAATTTCAATAATTTCACCAGCCTCAAAATCGCCGGTTACTTCTACAACGCCCACTGCGAGCAAGCTTTTTCTTTTCAACAATGCTTTGGAAGCGCCTTCATCAATCTGCAAGCTTCCGGAAACCAACCCGCCGCTGCCTAACCACCTGTTTCGGGCTGAAAGTGTGCTTTTCCCCGGACTAATGAGCGTTCCGGCGTTCCCATTCAATGCTTCCAGCAATTCGTTTTCCTGCTTCATGCCGAAAATAACGACCTTAATAGCCATTCTAGCGGCCAGTTTGGCGAATGTTAGTTTCGAGGCCATTCCGCCCAAACCGAGAAAGGATTTATCCGTCCTTACGAATTTGAAAACCTCATTTACATTGGATACGTTCCTGAGAATATTCCCGTGCTCATCGAGTAAACCGCCTACCGACGTGCAGAACATTAAAGACTCTGCTCCAAAACCCACTGCTAATAATGTTGCCAGTTCATCATTATCCGAGAATTTTAGTTCACGGTCACTCACAACGTCGTTCTCGTTTACGATCGGAATAATGTTGTTTTCCCACAATTCCTCGAACGTTTCCTTTAATTGAAGGAACTTGGCCCGGTTTGCAAAATGCTGTCTTTCGCAAAGACTTTGGGCAATGTAGATCTTATTAGGAGCGAAATATGTCGCATATAAGCCCACCAAAAGTGGATTTCCAACCGATGCAGCTGCTTTCCGCTGCGTCATCGTGCCTTTGTAATCCTGAATATAAGCCTTCCCTGCACCAACAGCACCGGAGGAAACAATGATAATCCTGTATTGAGAATGGATCGTTGAAACCTGACGCGCTATTTCTGAAATGATCCTGACATCAGGTTCACCGGAAGGCAGGGTTATAGAAGCAGTCCCGAATTTTACTACGAGTATTGGTTTTGACACTTTGAAATATTGCTTGAACGGGACGCGAGCCATCCGGTGCTCCCAAGTCTGAAATCTGAGCCTAAAAGTAGAAAATTATTCAAAGAATGTCTTCCAGCACATTACCATTAAACCTCCTTTTCGATTTTAATGCTTGTTGCAGCTGGTCGAGATATTCGTCACGTGGGATTTCTATGGCGCCGTATCGCAGCACATTATCATTGATAAACTGTGTATCCAGCAAAACAAACCGGTTCATCCGGAGGATTTGTATCAAGTAATGGAAAGCAACTTTCGAAGCATTACTTTCATAGGAAAACATCGATTCCCCGAAGAAAACGCCATTGATCGAAACACCATAAAGCCCTCCTACCAGCTTATTTTCGCGATATGCTTCTACGCTATGTGCATATCCAAGTTCATGCAAGGCCGTATAGGAAGCTATAATTTCCTCTGAGATCCACGTTCCCTGCTCTGTTGCCCGTGGTGCCGAACAGCCACGCATTACACCTTCAAAATCCCGGTTAACCCTTATTTCAAAGTATTTTTTATTTAAAACAGGCCGCAGGGATCTGGAAGGCTTGTATGTGTCAATTGGAATAATGGCCCTCGGATTCGGCGAATACCAATAAATGGTCCCGTCTGCTTCGGCCATTGGGAAAATCCCATTTATATATCCGTTCAAAAGGTCGTCTGTGCTGATTGCTGACATGAAAGCCATTTTTTAAGATTTATACGCCTCGGTTTTGTCCAAAACGCAAGCGGGTAAGTAGTAAAAAGTTTATTCAAAAACGAACCATAAAAATATATCTTCTGTTTCTTTGGAGTGACAATTTTTTTTTCAAAATTTGCAGCCTCTTAGACGCATTAGCAAGTCAATGAACGACAACGGCATACATACTGTTCTTCATACTACGCCTTTTCGATTCAGGTCCCCCCGGACCGCATAATTATCTTTTACCTACGTGGTAAAACTTTATACCCACCAATTTTTTCAATTTTCAAAACGTCCCATCGTTTTCTCTGGGTGTAATAATTATTGTTTCGAACATTTTTTGTCAGCAAGCCATCAATGAAAAATACCGAAGTAGTGGGCAGCAAGTTTATAGTGCAGACTGCCAATGAAAATCATCTTCACTTTGCAGAAACAATCTGTGCAGAGATGGAAGAGAGCGCCAAAAAGCGTGGTACTGGTATCGCCAAACGTTCTCCTGTATATATCATGGAAAAAATGGTGGAAGGTAAAGCGATTATCGCAACCACCGACACCGGCGAATGGGTAGGTTTTTGTTACATTGAAACGTGGGAGCACGGCAAATTTGTGGCGAATTCGGGCTTAATCGTACATCCTGACTTCCGTAACAGCGGAATGGCAAAAGCAATCAAACAGAAAGCTTTTGAATTATCGCGCCAAAAATATCCTGATGCAAAGATTATAGGCATTACAACAAGTCTGCCTGTGATGAAAATCAATTCAGATCTGGGTTATGAGCCGGTAACGTTCAGCGAGTTGCCTGCTGATGACGCTTTCTGGAAAGGGTGTGCCAGCTGTGTCAATTACGATGTATTAACGCGGACCGGCAGAAAACACTGCTTATGCACAGGAATGATGTACAACCCAGAGGATAAGAAGAAAGAGGAAGTGGCGGTTACGGCTGGTGTGGAACCAGAAAAACATTCCTGGGACTTTCTGAAAGAATCCAGCTTGTACGAGCGCTGGATGCGGATTAAGCAACGTATTTTGTTGCGAAGGGAAGAACGCACCAGAAAGAAAAACGCCGGCACATTGCTCGTACATTAAAGTACAGCCTTTATTTACAGATTTATATATCTCTTAAATACCTCGCCCGGCAGCCATTTTTGGTCCGAAGCGAGGTATTTTTTTGTTACTTTTGTACTCCAATTTAAGCATTTAGTCAGAATCAGATTTAAATATAATGTCACAACCCAAAGTAGTATTAGCGTTCAGCGGTGGATTAGACACCTCTTTTTGTGTAAAATATTTAGCCGAAGACAAAGGTTATGAAGTCCATTCGGTTTTGGTTGATACAGGCGGTTTTTCTGCCGAAGAACTGAAAACGATTGAGGCCAATGCGTATGCTTTGGGTGTGAAACAACATGCTACAATAACGAAAACAAGCGATTATTATAATGATTGTATCAAATATCTGATTTTTGGAAACATTCTAAAAAATAATACCTATCCGCTTTCTGTTAGCGCTGAACGCGTTTTCCAGGCTGTGGCAGTTGCTGAATATGCAAAAGAAATTGGAGCAAATGCCATCGCGCATGGCAGCACGGGTGCTGGAAATGACCAGGTTCGTTTTGATATGGCTTTCCGCATTATTATTCCTGAGGCTGAGATTATTACACCCATCCGCGACTTGAAACTTTCGCGTGAAGCGGAAATTGAATATTTAACCAATAAAGGCGTTGGCCGTGAATGGGCTAAGGCAGCATATAGCATTAACAAAGGTCTTTGGGGAACTTCGGTTGGTGGAAAAGAGACATTAACCTCTGATCAATATCTTCCGGAATCTGCATGGCCTACACAAATTACCAAATCAGAACCGGAAAGCATTACGCTTGAATTTGAAAAAGGCGAATTGAAAGGCGTTGCTGGCGAAAGATTTGAGAATTCAGTGGAAGCAATTCAAAAGCTTGCTGCGATTGCCCAACCTTTCGGCATTGGCCGTGATATTCACGTTGGTGATACGATTATCGGTATCAAAGGTCGTGTTGGCTTCGAAGCCGCTGCCCCGCTAATTATTATCAAGGCGCATCATACTTTGGAAAAACATGTGTTGAGCGAGCAGCAACTTTACTGGAAAGAACAACTTTCAAACTGGTATGGCAGCTTGCTTCATAAAGGTCAGTTCGTAGAGCCTGTAATGCGTAACATCGAAACGTTCCTTTCTGATACACAAGCACATGTAACCGGAAAAGTGCACGTTCACCTTGCTCCTTACCGCTTCCATGTGGAAGGAATCGAATCACCATTTGACCTGATGTCGTCCAAATTCGGAAGCTATGGTGAAATGAACAACGCCTGGACCGGCGACGACGTAAGAGGATTTTCAAAAGTGGCTTCCAACCAGGTGATGATTTATCAGAAGGTGAGTGAGTCTAATGAAAGTCTATAAGTTTAGAGTTGTGAAGTTGATTTATGCAAAATTATCAAGAGTTGAAGGTTTGGCAAAAGGCTCACCAATTCGTGTTAGAAGTGTATCAGATTACAAATGCTTTTCCTAAAACTGAGACATTTGGATTGATTTCACAAATGCGTAGGGCTAGTATTTCCGTTGCCGCCAACCTTGCAGAAGGTTGTGGCAAGAAGGGAGCGCTTGATATCGCAAACTTTTTTCAAATATCTCTTGGATCGCTGCACGAAACGGAATATTACTTGCTTCTATCAAAAGATTTACAATACATTTCCAATGAAACGTTTGAATCACGAGACTTGGAGATAAAGGAAATTAAGGCAATGCTGATATCTCTTATAAAAACAGTCCGTAACATTAGCAATACGAAATGAACTCATTAACTAATAAACTCCTAAACACTTTAAATATAGGAATAATAGGCGCGGCGGGTTACACAGGAGGCGAGTTGATCAGAATATTGCTCAATCACCCGAATGCGGTCATTGCTTTCGCTCATAGCAAAAGTCAGGCTGGCAAACCGGTTTATGCGACGCATACGGATTTGCTTGGAGACACAGATCTTGCTTTTTCAGGAGAAGAGATTCAGACGCTTTTAGAACAAGAGAATCTAAATGCTATCTTTCTTTGCTCCGGTCATGGAGAATCGCAAAAGTTTCTGAATGAATACAATGTTCCCGAATCTGTTAAGATCATTGACCTGAGCACTGATTTTCGTGACGAGTCAAATGGCTTCGTTTACGGATTGCCAGAATTGCAACGTGAAAAGATTAAGACAGCAACTAAGATTGCAAATCCCGGTTGTTTTGCCACAAGCATTGAGCTCGCAATTTTGCCATTGGCACAGGCCGGACTGATTAAGGACGACATTCACGTGAGTGCAGTAACAGGCAGCACAGGCGCAGGCCAGGCTTTGAGCGCGACGACGCATTTTAGCTGGAGAAGTAATAATATCTCTATTTACAAAGCTTTCACGCACCAGCATTTGACAGAGATTAAAATGAGTCTGGGCAAATTGCAGGCTGGTTTTGACAACGCGATCAACTTTATCCCTTACCGCGGCGATTACACCCGTGGCATTATGGCTAATGTTTATACAGCTTTTGAAGGAACATTGGAAGAAGCTAAAAGCATTTACAAAAGCTTCTACGCTTCGCACCCGTTCACACACATGAGCGACGCACCGATTGATTTGAAACAGGTTGTAAACACCAACAAATGCTTCATCAACCTGGAAGTCCACGACGGTCAATTGCTGATAAGCAGCATTATTGATAATCTCACAAAAGGCGCCTCCGGCCAGGCCGTTCAAAATATGAATTTGCTTTTTGGCTTGCCTGAAGATGCAGGATTGAGATTAAAAGCGCCCGCGTTTTAAGTTGTTAACACCCATTAAAAGACATAAAATACAAGAAATGTCACACTTATTTGATGTTTACCCCATCTACGATATAGAGCCAGTTAAGGCTGAGGGAAGTTATTTGTGGGACCAGCATGGGACCAAATATCTGGATCTTTATGGCGGGCATGCGGTGATTTCTGTTGGGCATTGCCATCCTTATTATGTGGATATGCTCACGAAGCAGCTGAATGCGATCAGTTTTTATTCCAATTCGGTGAAGATCTCCTTGCAGGAGGAGCTGGCTGAAAAGCTGGGTGCGCTTTCTGGCTATCCTGATTATAAGCTGTTCTTATGCAACTCGGGCGCTGAGGCGAATGAGAATGCTTTGAAACTGGCTTCGTTTCACAACGGCCGCAAAAAGGTTATTTCCTTTACCAAATCGTTTCACGGTCGGACGGCCGGCGCGGTGGCGGCGACGGATA
It includes:
- a CDS encoding argininosuccinate synthase — protein: MSQPKVVLAFSGGLDTSFCVKYLAEDKGYEVHSVLVDTGGFSAEELKTIEANAYALGVKQHATITKTSDYYNDCIKYLIFGNILKNNTYPLSVSAERVFQAVAVAEYAKEIGANAIAHGSTGAGNDQVRFDMAFRIIIPEAEIITPIRDLKLSREAEIEYLTNKGVGREWAKAAYSINKGLWGTSVGGKETLTSDQYLPESAWPTQITKSEPESITLEFEKGELKGVAGERFENSVEAIQKLAAIAQPFGIGRDIHVGDTIIGIKGRVGFEAAAPLIIIKAHHTLEKHVLSEQQLYWKEQLSNWYGSLLHKGQFVEPVMRNIETFLSDTQAHVTGKVHVHLAPYRFHVEGIESPFDLMSSKFGSYGEMNNAWTGDDVRGFSKVASNQVMIYQKVSESNESL
- a CDS encoding four helix bundle protein, which translates into the protein MQNYQELKVWQKAHQFVLEVYQITNAFPKTETFGLISQMRRASISVAANLAEGCGKKGALDIANFFQISLGSLHETEYYLLLSKDLQYISNETFESRDLEIKEIKAMLISLIKTVRNISNTK
- the argC gene encoding N-acetyl-gamma-glutamyl-phosphate reductase, translated to MNSLTNKLLNTLNIGIIGAAGYTGGELIRILLNHPNAVIAFAHSKSQAGKPVYATHTDLLGDTDLAFSGEEIQTLLEQENLNAIFLCSGHGESQKFLNEYNVPESVKIIDLSTDFRDESNGFVYGLPELQREKIKTATKIANPGCFATSIELAILPLAQAGLIKDDIHVSAVTGSTGAGQALSATTHFSWRSNNISIYKAFTHQHLTEIKMSLGKLQAGFDNAINFIPYRGDYTRGIMANVYTAFEGTLEEAKSIYKSFYASHPFTHMSDAPIDLKQVVNTNKCFINLEVHDGQLLISSIIDNLTKGASGQAVQNMNLLFGLPEDAGLRLKAPAF